One genomic window of Solea solea chromosome 12, fSolSol10.1, whole genome shotgun sequence includes the following:
- the zmp:0000001167 gene encoding protein phosphatase 1 regulatory subunit 12A isoform X6, whose translation MAATDHSRSEAAKQRRQDQLQRWFGSDTDRTESEAREHSSGPATRRTKVRFAQGAVFMAACSSGDREEVAALLRQGADINHANIDGLTALHQACIDENAEMVQFLVENGSDINRGDNEGWTPLHAAASCGFIQITKYLIEHGAHVGAVNSEGELPLDVATEDVMERLLKGEIKKQGIDVDKARKEEERIMLQDAMVMLDRGGTLTPHPNTKATALHVSAAKGYIEVLKVLLQCRVDVDSRDTDGWTPLHAAAHWGQEEVCALLADHFCDMGAVNNVGQTPLDVADENLVDALEELQKKQNALRSEKEKQAPVIETSPPISMVPVRPRRTSISRMSSKEKICLHEREKHPPPALQSSPAEDEEEEGQTGPNQPQSQPKASSSSSSEEESESESDAESEKAKNREIINNLNNKRNTTSLLPTSMSTSTTSGQVKKQEPSKPAVTEAPVSWRTSLRKAGSSVTLGSAGLSDPIQDPSRPAEVGLGMTRSASSPRLSSVVDTKEPRLARVPPIPSRRLFSIPDSSPDNSNSSSYGKRLDDPTLTSSSIGTSSAGLSRLNNILAQRHPQDQTEKKDQSAVTVSNSQSTTTSEQETKQRRKSYLTPVRDEEAEAQRKARSRHARQSRRSTQGVTLTDLQEAEKTMNTMKTDNKGREKKEEEEKEKEAKAKKAEEGEVSWRSRIASLQKSDLLGLTQPAGTPRPQASDRRDVEVESETMRWARERREKRQARARRKAQRTGESDDNDPSGEEEFSGSGLDPQIDQHLSSRSVASCNDRTQRGESETKDFKKLFEEVSRENNQLQSQLQDTQRVISQTRLDLEKATQRQERFTDCSALLELERKDRRMLERRMAELEEELKVLVDLRADNQRLKDENGALIRVISKLSK comes from the exons ATGGCGGCCACTGACCATTCCCGGTCCGAAGCTGCCAAACAGCGACGGCAGGATCAGCTGCAGCGATGGTTTGGCTCGGACACGGATCGGACGGAATCGGAGGCCCGGGAACACTCGAGCGGCCCCGCGACGCGGCGGACGAAAGTCCGCTTCGCTCAAGGAGCCGTGTTTATGGCCGCCTGCTCGTCTGGCGACCGGGAGGAGGTGGCAGCGCTGCTGCGGCAGGGAGCTGACATCAACCACGCCAACATAGACGGACTGACAGCGCTGCACCAG GCCTGCATTGATGAAAATGCAGAGATGGTCCAGTTTCTGGTGGAGAACGGAAGTGACATCAATAGAGGAGACAACGAGGGTTGGACTCCTCTGCACGCTGCAGCGTCCTGTGGCTTCATCCAGATCACGAA ATACCTGATAGAGCACGGCGCTCACGTTGGAGCAGTGAACAGTGAAGGTGAGCTTCCTCTAGATGTGGCCACAGAAGACGTCATGGAGAGACTTCTCAAAGGCGAAATCAAAAAACAAG GTATCGACGTGGACAAGGccagaaaggaggaggagaggatcaTGCTCCAGGATGCCATGGTGATGCTGGACAGAGGTGGTACTCTCACACCTCACCCAAACACCAAGGCAACCGCTCTGCACGTCTCTGCGGCCAAAGGCTACATTGAAGTCCTGAA GGTGCTGTTACAGTGTAGGGTTGACGTGGACAGCAGGGACACTGATGGCTGGACACCCCTCCATGCAGCGGCTCACTGGGGGCAGGAGGAGGTGTGCGCCCTGCTCGCTGACCACTTCTGTGACATGGGTGCCGTCAACAATGTG GGCCAAACACCTCTAGATGTTGCCGATGAGAACCTCGTGGACGCTCTGGAGGAGCTTCAGAAGAAACAGAATGCT TTACGCAGCGAGAAGGAGAAGCAGGCTCCTGTTATTGAGACCAGCCCACCGATCTCCATGGTACCAGTTCGTCCGCGCAg GACTTCTATCTCTCGTATGAGCAGTAAGGAGAAGATCTGCCTCCATGAGCGGGAGAAGCACCCTCCCCCTGCCCTGCAGAGCAGTCCAgctgaggacgaggaggaggaaggccaGACGGGTCCGAATCAACCTCAGAGCCAGCCGAAGgcctccagcagctccagctcagaggaggagagtgaatCTGAGAGTGATGCCGAGTCAG AGAAAGCAAAAAACCGAGAGATCATAAACAACTTGAACAACAAACGCAACACCACCAGCCTGCTTCCTACCTCCATGTCAACGAGCACCACTTCAGGCCAAGTGAAAAAG CAGGAACCAAGCAAACCCGCAGTCACCGAGGCCCCGGTCTCCTGGAGAACATCTCTGAGGAAGGCAGGCAGCTCGGTGACTCTCGGCTCAGCTGGACTGTCCGACCCCATCCAGGACCCCAGCAGACCTGCAGAGGTGGGACTGGGCATGACCCGCTCAGCCTCCAGTCCTCGCCTCAGCTCTGTGGTGGACACCAAG GAGCCGAGGCTCGCTCGGGTGCCACCAATTCCATCCCGGAGACTGTTTAGTATTCCGGACAGCAGTCCTGACAACTCCAACAG CTCATCGTATGGAAAGAGACTGGATGAccccaccttgacctcatctagCATAGGAACAAGTTCTGCGGGACTTAGCCGTTTAAATAACATCCTGGCACAGAG ACATCCTCAGGACCAGACAGAAAAGAAGGATCAGTCTGCCGTCACCGTGTCCAACTCTCAGAGCACGACCACAAGTGAACaggagaccaaacagaggcgcAA GTCTTATCTGACACCAGTGCGGGATGAAGAAGCAGAGGCGCAGAGAAAGGCTCGTTCCCGACACGCGAGGCAATCTCGCCGCTCGACTCAG GGGGTGACCCTAACAGACCTGCAGGAAGCAGAGAAGACGATGAATACCATGAAGACGGACaacaaagggagagagaagaaggaggaggaagagaaggagaaggaagcAAAAGCCAAGAAGGCAGAGGAGGGG GAAGTGAGCTGGAGGTCCCGTATCGCCAGCCTACAGAAGTCGGACCTGCTGGGACTCACACAGCCCGCTGGCACTCCTCGGCCTCAGGCGTCCGACAGGAGAG ATGTTGAGGTGGAGAGTGAGACCATGCGATGGGCCAGAGAGCGCAGGGAGAAGAGGCAAGCTCGGGCCAGGAGGAAGGCACAGAGAACCGGGGAG AGTGATGACAACGATCccagtggagaggaagagttcTCAGGCAGTGGACTGGATCCACAG ATAGACCAGCACTTGAGTTCCAG GTCGGTTGCATCCTGCAATGACCGCACCCAGAGAGGAGAATCCGAGACCAAGGATTTTAAGAAG TTGTTTGAGGAGGTTTCCAGGGAAAACAACCAGCTCCAGTCTCAGCTGCAGGACACCCAGCGGGTCATCAGTCAGACCAGGTTGGACCTGGAAAAGGCTACACAG AGACAGGAGCGTTTCACTGACTGTTCAGccctgctggagctggagagaAAG GACCGGAGGATGTTGGAGCGGCGAAtggcagagctggaggaggagctaaaG GTTCTGGTGGACCTGAGGGCAGACAACCAGCGTCTCAAAGATGAAAATGGAGCACTGATCCGTGTCATCAGTAAACTCTCCAAATAG
- the zmp:0000001167 gene encoding protein phosphatase 1 regulatory subunit 12A isoform X4, with protein sequence MAATDHSRSEAAKQRRQDQLQRWFGSDTDRTESEAREHSSGPATRRTKVRFAQGAVFMAACSSGDREEVAALLRQGADINHANIDGLTALHQACIDENAEMVQFLVENGSDINRGDNEGWTPLHAAASCGFIQITKYLIEHGAHVGAVNSEGELPLDVATEDVMERLLKGEIKKQGIDVDKARKEEERIMLQDAMVMLDRGGTLTPHPNTKATALHVSAAKGYIEVLKVLLQCRVDVDSRDTDGWTPLHAAAHWGQEEVCALLADHFCDMGAVNNVGQTPLDVADENLVDALEELQKKQNALRSEKEKQAPVIETSPPISMVPVRPRRTSISRMSSKEKICLHEREKHPPPALQSSPAEDEEEEGQTGPNQPQSQPKASSSSSSEEESESESDAESEKAKNREIINNLNNKRNTTSLLPTSMSTSTTSGQVKKQEPSKPAVTEAPVSWRTSLRKAGSSVTLGSAGLSDPIQDPSRPAEVGLGMTRSASSPRLSSVVDTKEPRLARVPPIPSRRLFSIPDSSPDNSNSWLSRSSSYTRRLHSQTGNDLSSSTPYLLHSSSYGKRLDDPTLTSSSIGTSSAGLSRLNNILAQRHPQDQTEKKDQSAVTVSNSQSTTTSEQETKQRRKSYLTPVRDEEAEAQRKARSRHARQSRRSTQGVTLTDLQEAEKTMNTMKTDNKGREKKEEEEKEKEAKAKKAEEGEVSWRSRIASLQKSDLLGLTQPAGTPRPQASDRRDVEVESETMRWARERREKRQARARRKAQRTGESDDNDPSGEEEFSGSGLDPQIDQHLSSRSVASCNDRTQRGESETKDFKKLFEEVSRENNQLQSQLQDTQRVISQTRLDLEKATQRQERFTDCSALLELERKVKHVQSPARGPITALGSGGPEGRQPASQR encoded by the exons ATGGCGGCCACTGACCATTCCCGGTCCGAAGCTGCCAAACAGCGACGGCAGGATCAGCTGCAGCGATGGTTTGGCTCGGACACGGATCGGACGGAATCGGAGGCCCGGGAACACTCGAGCGGCCCCGCGACGCGGCGGACGAAAGTCCGCTTCGCTCAAGGAGCCGTGTTTATGGCCGCCTGCTCGTCTGGCGACCGGGAGGAGGTGGCAGCGCTGCTGCGGCAGGGAGCTGACATCAACCACGCCAACATAGACGGACTGACAGCGCTGCACCAG GCCTGCATTGATGAAAATGCAGAGATGGTCCAGTTTCTGGTGGAGAACGGAAGTGACATCAATAGAGGAGACAACGAGGGTTGGACTCCTCTGCACGCTGCAGCGTCCTGTGGCTTCATCCAGATCACGAA ATACCTGATAGAGCACGGCGCTCACGTTGGAGCAGTGAACAGTGAAGGTGAGCTTCCTCTAGATGTGGCCACAGAAGACGTCATGGAGAGACTTCTCAAAGGCGAAATCAAAAAACAAG GTATCGACGTGGACAAGGccagaaaggaggaggagaggatcaTGCTCCAGGATGCCATGGTGATGCTGGACAGAGGTGGTACTCTCACACCTCACCCAAACACCAAGGCAACCGCTCTGCACGTCTCTGCGGCCAAAGGCTACATTGAAGTCCTGAA GGTGCTGTTACAGTGTAGGGTTGACGTGGACAGCAGGGACACTGATGGCTGGACACCCCTCCATGCAGCGGCTCACTGGGGGCAGGAGGAGGTGTGCGCCCTGCTCGCTGACCACTTCTGTGACATGGGTGCCGTCAACAATGTG GGCCAAACACCTCTAGATGTTGCCGATGAGAACCTCGTGGACGCTCTGGAGGAGCTTCAGAAGAAACAGAATGCT TTACGCAGCGAGAAGGAGAAGCAGGCTCCTGTTATTGAGACCAGCCCACCGATCTCCATGGTACCAGTTCGTCCGCGCAg GACTTCTATCTCTCGTATGAGCAGTAAGGAGAAGATCTGCCTCCATGAGCGGGAGAAGCACCCTCCCCCTGCCCTGCAGAGCAGTCCAgctgaggacgaggaggaggaaggccaGACGGGTCCGAATCAACCTCAGAGCCAGCCGAAGgcctccagcagctccagctcagaggaggagagtgaatCTGAGAGTGATGCCGAGTCAG AGAAAGCAAAAAACCGAGAGATCATAAACAACTTGAACAACAAACGCAACACCACCAGCCTGCTTCCTACCTCCATGTCAACGAGCACCACTTCAGGCCAAGTGAAAAAG CAGGAACCAAGCAAACCCGCAGTCACCGAGGCCCCGGTCTCCTGGAGAACATCTCTGAGGAAGGCAGGCAGCTCGGTGACTCTCGGCTCAGCTGGACTGTCCGACCCCATCCAGGACCCCAGCAGACCTGCAGAGGTGGGACTGGGCATGACCCGCTCAGCCTCCAGTCCTCGCCTCAGCTCTGTGGTGGACACCAAG GAGCCGAGGCTCGCTCGGGTGCCACCAATTCCATCCCGGAGACTGTTTAGTATTCCGGACAGCAGTCCTGACAACTCCAACAG TTGGCTAAGCCGTAGCTCCTCTTACACTCGGCGGCTTCATAGTCAAACAGGAAATGATCTCAGTAGCTCCACCCCTTATTTGCTTCACAG CTCATCGTATGGAAAGAGACTGGATGAccccaccttgacctcatctagCATAGGAACAAGTTCTGCGGGACTTAGCCGTTTAAATAACATCCTGGCACAGAG ACATCCTCAGGACCAGACAGAAAAGAAGGATCAGTCTGCCGTCACCGTGTCCAACTCTCAGAGCACGACCACAAGTGAACaggagaccaaacagaggcgcAA GTCTTATCTGACACCAGTGCGGGATGAAGAAGCAGAGGCGCAGAGAAAGGCTCGTTCCCGACACGCGAGGCAATCTCGCCGCTCGACTCAG GGGGTGACCCTAACAGACCTGCAGGAAGCAGAGAAGACGATGAATACCATGAAGACGGACaacaaagggagagagaagaaggaggaggaagagaaggagaaggaagcAAAAGCCAAGAAGGCAGAGGAGGGG GAAGTGAGCTGGAGGTCCCGTATCGCCAGCCTACAGAAGTCGGACCTGCTGGGACTCACACAGCCCGCTGGCACTCCTCGGCCTCAGGCGTCCGACAGGAGAG ATGTTGAGGTGGAGAGTGAGACCATGCGATGGGCCAGAGAGCGCAGGGAGAAGAGGCAAGCTCGGGCCAGGAGGAAGGCACAGAGAACCGGGGAG AGTGATGACAACGATCccagtggagaggaagagttcTCAGGCAGTGGACTGGATCCACAG ATAGACCAGCACTTGAGTTCCAG GTCGGTTGCATCCTGCAATGACCGCACCCAGAGAGGAGAATCCGAGACCAAGGATTTTAAGAAG TTGTTTGAGGAGGTTTCCAGGGAAAACAACCAGCTCCAGTCTCAGCTGCAGGACACCCAGCGGGTCATCAGTCAGACCAGGTTGGACCTGGAAAAGGCTACACAG AGACAGGAGCGTTTCACTGACTGTTCAGccctgctggagctggagagaAAG GTCAagcatgtccaaagtccggcccgcgggccaatcacggccctcg GTTCTGGTGGACCTGAGGGCAGACAACCAGCGTCTCAAAGATGA